The following are encoded together in the Phocoena sinus isolate mPhoSin1 chromosome 11, mPhoSin1.pri, whole genome shotgun sequence genome:
- the TRH gene encoding thyrotropin releasing hormone isoform X2, with protein sequence MLSLPVLPTPGAAMSGPWFLLAIVLTLTLTGVPGGRAQPEVAQQEAAMAAEQLGLDDLLRQAEPLLLLREDLQRLQEDQEDRESAQKLPLATPSAGESQIFQPYWLSKRQHPGKREEESEEGVEEEEEGGAVGPHKRQHTGRQEEVAAWPEDISQQKRQHPGRRSSWLEYTFTKRQHPGRRLADPQAQSSWEEEEEEGELMPEKRQHPGKRALGSPCGSWGSCGQASLLLGLLDDLSRGQGDEEKRQHPGRRAA encoded by the exons AtgctctctctccctgtcctccCTACCCCAGGCGCCGCGATGTCCGGCCCTTGGTTTCTGCTTGCCATTGTtttgaccctgaccctgaccggTGTCCCCGGCGGCCGCGCACAGCCGGAGGTGGCCCAGCAGGAGGCGGCTATGGCCGCCGAGCAACTGGGCCTGGACGACCTCCTGCGGCAGGCggagcccctcctcctcctccgggAAGACCTCCAGCGACTCCAAGAGGACCAGGAAGATAGGGAATCAG CTCAGAAACTCCCACTGGCCACACCCTCGGCAGGTG AGTCCCAGATCTTTCAACCATATTGGCTCTCCAAGCGTCAGCATCCAGGCAAAAGGGAGGAGGAGTCAGAAGAGggagtggaagaggaagaggaaggaggggccGTGGGACCCCACAAACGGCAGCACACTGGCCGGCAGGAGGAGGTGGCTGCATGGCCAGAGGATATAAGCCAGCAGAAGCGGCAGCACCCTGGCCGGCGCTCCTCCTGGCTTGAGTACACTTTCACCAAGAGGCAGCACCCAGGCAGGCGGCTGGCGGATCCCCAGGCCCAAAGCagctgggaagaggaggaggaggagggagagctgaTGCCGGAGAAACGCCAGCATCCGGGAAAGAGGGCCCTGGGAAGCCCATGTGGGTCCTGGGGATCCTGTGGTCAAGCCAGCCTCCTGCTGGGCCTCCTGGATGACCTGAGCAGGGGCCAGGGGGATGAAGAGAAGCGGCAGCACCCTGGGCGGCGAGCGGCCTAG
- the TRH gene encoding thyrotropin releasing hormone isoform X3, with the protein MSGPWFLLAIVLTLTLTGVPGGRAQPEVAQQEAAMAAEQLGLDDLLRQAEPLLLLREDLQRLQEDQEDRESEAQKLPLATPSAGESQIFQPYWLSKRQHPGKREEESEEGVEEEEEGGAVGPHKRQHTGRQEEVAAWPEDISQQKRQHPGRRSSWLEYTFTKRQHPGRRLADPQAQSSWEEEEEEGELMPEKRQHPGKRALGSPCGSWGSCGQASLLLGLLDDLSRGQGDEEKRQHPGRRAA; encoded by the exons ATGTCCGGCCCTTGGTTTCTGCTTGCCATTGTtttgaccctgaccctgaccggTGTCCCCGGCGGCCGCGCACAGCCGGAGGTGGCCCAGCAGGAGGCGGCTATGGCCGCCGAGCAACTGGGCCTGGACGACCTCCTGCGGCAGGCggagcccctcctcctcctccgggAAGACCTCCAGCGACTCCAAGAGGACCAGGAAGATAGGGAATCAG AAGCTCAGAAACTCCCACTGGCCACACCCTCGGCAGGTG AGTCCCAGATCTTTCAACCATATTGGCTCTCCAAGCGTCAGCATCCAGGCAAAAGGGAGGAGGAGTCAGAAGAGggagtggaagaggaagaggaaggaggggccGTGGGACCCCACAAACGGCAGCACACTGGCCGGCAGGAGGAGGTGGCTGCATGGCCAGAGGATATAAGCCAGCAGAAGCGGCAGCACCCTGGCCGGCGCTCCTCCTGGCTTGAGTACACTTTCACCAAGAGGCAGCACCCAGGCAGGCGGCTGGCGGATCCCCAGGCCCAAAGCagctgggaagaggaggaggaggagggagagctgaTGCCGGAGAAACGCCAGCATCCGGGAAAGAGGGCCCTGGGAAGCCCATGTGGGTCCTGGGGATCCTGTGGTCAAGCCAGCCTCCTGCTGGGCCTCCTGGATGACCTGAGCAGGGGCCAGGGGGATGAAGAGAAGCGGCAGCACCCTGGGCGGCGAGCGGCCTAG
- the TRH gene encoding thyrotropin releasing hormone isoform X1, with protein sequence MLSLPVLPTPGAAMSGPWFLLAIVLTLTLTGVPGGRAQPEVAQQEAAMAAEQLGLDDLLRQAEPLLLLREDLQRLQEDQEDRESEAQKLPLATPSAGESQIFQPYWLSKRQHPGKREEESEEGVEEEEEGGAVGPHKRQHTGRQEEVAAWPEDISQQKRQHPGRRSSWLEYTFTKRQHPGRRLADPQAQSSWEEEEEEGELMPEKRQHPGKRALGSPCGSWGSCGQASLLLGLLDDLSRGQGDEEKRQHPGRRAA encoded by the exons AtgctctctctccctgtcctccCTACCCCAGGCGCCGCGATGTCCGGCCCTTGGTTTCTGCTTGCCATTGTtttgaccctgaccctgaccggTGTCCCCGGCGGCCGCGCACAGCCGGAGGTGGCCCAGCAGGAGGCGGCTATGGCCGCCGAGCAACTGGGCCTGGACGACCTCCTGCGGCAGGCggagcccctcctcctcctccgggAAGACCTCCAGCGACTCCAAGAGGACCAGGAAGATAGGGAATCAG AAGCTCAGAAACTCCCACTGGCCACACCCTCGGCAGGTG AGTCCCAGATCTTTCAACCATATTGGCTCTCCAAGCGTCAGCATCCAGGCAAAAGGGAGGAGGAGTCAGAAGAGggagtggaagaggaagaggaaggaggggccGTGGGACCCCACAAACGGCAGCACACTGGCCGGCAGGAGGAGGTGGCTGCATGGCCAGAGGATATAAGCCAGCAGAAGCGGCAGCACCCTGGCCGGCGCTCCTCCTGGCTTGAGTACACTTTCACCAAGAGGCAGCACCCAGGCAGGCGGCTGGCGGATCCCCAGGCCCAAAGCagctgggaagaggaggaggaggagggagagctgaTGCCGGAGAAACGCCAGCATCCGGGAAAGAGGGCCCTGGGAAGCCCATGTGGGTCCTGGGGATCCTGTGGTCAAGCCAGCCTCCTGCTGGGCCTCCTGGATGACCTGAGCAGGGGCCAGGGGGATGAAGAGAAGCGGCAGCACCCTGGGCGGCGAGCGGCCTAG
- the TRH gene encoding thyrotropin releasing hormone isoform X4, translated as MLSLPVLPTPGAAMSGPWFLLAIVLTLTLTGVPGGRAQPEVAQQEAAMAAEQLGLDDLLRQAEPLLLLREDLQRLQEDQEDRESESQIFQPYWLSKRQHPGKREEESEEGVEEEEEGGAVGPHKRQHTGRQEEVAAWPEDISQQKRQHPGRRSSWLEYTFTKRQHPGRRLADPQAQSSWEEEEEEGELMPEKRQHPGKRALGSPCGSWGSCGQASLLLGLLDDLSRGQGDEEKRQHPGRRAA; from the exons AtgctctctctccctgtcctccCTACCCCAGGCGCCGCGATGTCCGGCCCTTGGTTTCTGCTTGCCATTGTtttgaccctgaccctgaccggTGTCCCCGGCGGCCGCGCACAGCCGGAGGTGGCCCAGCAGGAGGCGGCTATGGCCGCCGAGCAACTGGGCCTGGACGACCTCCTGCGGCAGGCggagcccctcctcctcctccgggAAGACCTCCAGCGACTCCAAGAGGACCAGGAAGATAGGGAATCAG AGTCCCAGATCTTTCAACCATATTGGCTCTCCAAGCGTCAGCATCCAGGCAAAAGGGAGGAGGAGTCAGAAGAGggagtggaagaggaagaggaaggaggggccGTGGGACCCCACAAACGGCAGCACACTGGCCGGCAGGAGGAGGTGGCTGCATGGCCAGAGGATATAAGCCAGCAGAAGCGGCAGCACCCTGGCCGGCGCTCCTCCTGGCTTGAGTACACTTTCACCAAGAGGCAGCACCCAGGCAGGCGGCTGGCGGATCCCCAGGCCCAAAGCagctgggaagaggaggaggaggagggagagctgaTGCCGGAGAAACGCCAGCATCCGGGAAAGAGGGCCCTGGGAAGCCCATGTGGGTCCTGGGGATCCTGTGGTCAAGCCAGCCTCCTGCTGGGCCTCCTGGATGACCTGAGCAGGGGCCAGGGGGATGAAGAGAAGCGGCAGCACCCTGGGCGGCGAGCGGCCTAG